A window from Corythoichthys intestinalis isolate RoL2023-P3 chromosome 10, ASM3026506v1, whole genome shotgun sequence encodes these proteins:
- the LOC130923459 gene encoding histone H3.v1-like: protein MSLVFLLLALVAMPAYSQNGGNVTEFREEAEEQETKAEEGKEEAEEEGEEEEGEEDEEEEEEEEYEEEEEEEEEEEEKEEEEEEEKEEQEEDRQRIKRSRRGKDGRNRTG, encoded by the exons ATGAGTCTGGTCTTCCTGCTCCTGGCGCTGGTGGCTATGCCCGCCTATTCCCAGAATG GTGGCAATGTGACTGAATTCAGAGAGGAGGCAGAGGAACAAGAAACTAAAGCGGAAGAGGGAAAGGAGGAAGCGgaggaagaaggagaggaggaagaaggagaggaggacgaagaagaagaagaggaagaagaatatgaggaggaagaagaggaggaggaggaggaagaggagaaggaggaagaagaagaggaggaaaAAGAGGAACAGGAAGAGGATAGACAAAGAATAAAAAGATCAAGAAGAGGAAAGGATGGTCGTAATAGGACAGGATGA
- the LOC130923460 gene encoding troponin T, skeletal muscle-like translates to MSGHLVFLLLALLAIPAYSQNGANVTDFGKEEAEDEEIKVEEVKEEEEVEEEEKEEEEEELEEEEEEEEEEEDEEEEEEEEKEEQHGQRRNRRHRGRGRGSSTG, encoded by the exons ATGAGCGGTCATCTGGTCTTCCTGCTGCTGGCACTGTTGGCCATACCTGCCTACTCCCAGAATG GTGCCAATGTGACTGATTTCGGAAAGGAGGAGGCAGAGGACGAAGAAATCAAGGTAGAAGAGGTAAAAGAGGAAGAAGAAGTAGAGGAAGAagagaaagaagaagaagaggaggaactggaagaagaagaggaggaagaggaggaagaagaagatgaggaagaagaagaagaagaggaaaAAGAGGAACAGCATGGAcaaagaagaaatagaagacatAGGGGACGCGGTAGAGGATCAAGCACAGGATGA